The following DNA comes from Pelotomaculum isophthalicicum JI.
GGCTACTCTAGGTAGCCATTTCTTATGATATGCTTTATTTAATTCCGTCTGTTTGGCCCATGTAATCTTATCTTTTTGTAGTCATTTATCTCTGGCAGACTTGGTTCAAATATTGTCAGCGGCAACACTATCCGCAGCATCGGGTAACACCTCCTTTCCTTTAAATAATCCCGCCAATATGCTATCTAGCTTGTGAATGACCTGATAACCCGGAGGGGAGAAACTAAATGTCTGTGTAAGTACGGCAATCAAACCGGCAATGGTGATGGAGAAGTTATTGCAATTAATAAAATACACACTGACTCCCATCCATAAAGCAAGGCTGGCAAGTGATAATAATTTAAAGAGAATTCTATCTGAAATCTTTGTTATTTTTTTAAAAGGAACCTCTCCCGGAGCCCAAATAACAACTAGTCCCAAGCCTGAATGCCCTTCTTTTGTAGTGAAATCTGACTTAAATATGTCATCTCTCATTTCCGGGGCAATAGGGGTACCGGTATTGGTACATGTAATCACGTATGCCCCGTGTTCGAGGGTGATTTTTACCTCCACCCTCCTATTTTCGCCGGTATATTCCTCCACGGCTTCAAGGGCGTTATCGATCAGGTTCCCGAGCAAGGAACTGGTTTCAAGAGGAGTTAAGGGCATTTCTTTAAGGCTGCACTCAATATTTATTTCCAAATCTATGTTTTTAGCTTCGGCGAGGCCTATTTTGGTGTTTAGAAGGGCGCTTATACTGGGATTATCGGTCTTGATCAATTCCCCGGTCTTAGAAACTGCACAAAACAATTTACTTATATAATCCCGCGCTCTTTCATGAGAGCCGCTTTCGAGCAGGCCGTAAACCGTCTGCAATTGGTGGTGGAAATCGTGCCGCTGCTTTCTGGAAGAATCAATCAACTGTTCTATCTGCTTCAAGTTTTCAACTGCTCTTCTGGCTTCATATTCTTTTTCCACATATTGTCCGATTTTTTTGACGGCAGCAGCGGACAGCACCGTCAGAACAGCTATAAATATTCCGATCATACCGGTAAAGATATTGAGATGAGCTTCCGAAATATCGTCAAATTTAGAAGCGTCATAAGAGGTATTTAAGATAACGAGTAAAAGCAGGGGTGAAAGGATAACCACAAATAAAAAGAGATTTTGTTTGTTTTCGATATCTGTCTTTAGAATTTTTTGAAATTCCTTTCTCGAAAGATATTTTCCTGCGTAGCCGTATCCTTGTGAGTAACTGATTAATGAGATATTTAAAATTCTACATGTGGTTATGAATAATAGCATAATCAAGGCCTGGGGTAGAAAGAAAAGGATTCTTATTAAAGTACGATCCAAGACATCGCTCATTGAGTACCCTGTGACATAGAGCATGAACGGCGCTACTACCGTTTCTATTGAACCGTAAAAGATCAAGCCGAGTAAAGATATAAGCAGGACTATCCTGTACGGCAGCCGGGTAACCAGGCGAATGTTTAACGTAAATAATAGTATTTCAATGATGGAGTGAAGCCCGAAAGGCACCGGCAAAAGGCGGACTATATAAGATAAACAAGCTTGTATTGCCCCGATGATTAACAGATCGCGCCACCAAGGTCTGAAACCGGTGAGAAGAAAACCCAGAGCTGCTACTAGGATTGCTTCCGGGAAAGAAATAAATAACAAGGAAAAGAAGTTCATTACATCCAAAACGTTCCTTTCCTCCTTTTTATTATTTAATTAAGCCATGATTCCTGCCTGTCTTGTCTAAAAGCTGCCTTTTCATGCCTAAAAAGCGCATTTCCATGTCTGAATTTACATGGCTCAAATTTGCATAAAAAAACAGGGGTGATAGTAGTATTAAGTTTTGTCATTATATCAATAATAACATATTATCATTGAAATATTTGTCGGATCATGAAATATTAACTAGTATTTTTATGGTTTTGTTTTTTAGCGCATAGTAAAAAACCAAACTGAAAAAAATAATATAGCTATAAAATACCCATGAAAGGAGCAACATCTGTGGCACAATTAAATCAACTTGAACTTCAAAACCTGAGGCACTTGATCGGCTCACATGAAACAGCTTATCAAAAACTGCAGGCATTTTCTCAGCAAGCCAGCGATCCCCAAGTTAAACAAATGTTTGAGAAATCTGCTCAAGATGCTAGAAACACCAAGCAAAAGCTATTGTCATTCTTAAGCTAAAGGAGGAATACTGATGCGTGAAAAAGATATGGTGAACGATGTGCTATCCATGGTAAACAGCAGTTTGACCGGTTATGCCAGTGTCATCTCCCAGACATCGAACCAGCAGTTAAGACAGACTATCCAGCAAATAAGAAATCACGACGAGCAGTTCCAATACGATCTTTATAAACTGGCTAAACAAAAAGGTTTTTACCAACCCGCTCAGCAAGCCGACCCGAAAGATATCCAGCAAATCAAGACCCAGTTGAGCGGTGATATGGCCGGTGGGAGTGAGATGACCGGTAGAAATGTAACAGGCGGCGGAATGAATATGGGCGGCGTAAGCGGAACTGGCGCTGAAATAGGCAGCAGAAGCAGAATGGACTGGTAAGCTCGGGGGCAGGGTAAATGATCAAACATTTTACCTGCCCCAAATGTTTGCCATCTTATTTTTGAAGTGGTGATAATGCGGGATCAAACCTGACGAAGAAGGTAGTTCCTGTGGAACTTGTTTTAAAAAATATTTTGGCGTTATGCCTGGCCACTATACTGTAGCACACCGACAAACCCAAGCCCGTTCCGTGGTCTTTAGTCGTAAAAAACGGCGTACCTATTTTATCCGCTATATCATTAGGGATGCCGCAACCCTGGTCCTCTACCGCCAAAACCACTTCTCCATCTTCCGTATATGTTTTTATCTTTAAGGTTTTACCGTTAGACATTGCCTGGTAGCCATTGTGGACGAGGTTGAGAATAAGTTGGCGAACTTCTTTTTCATCTAAAAGCAAGTCTGGAATTTCCGCCAGTTCCATTTCAATATACTTGTCAGAGTTCATTGCGTCTGCTTGAATTAGCGGAAATAATGTTTGCAATAATTGATTAAGATTCTGTGATTTTAAATCAACAGGCTTATCCTTAGCCATGGACAGAAATTCCGTTATTATAGAATTGGCCCTGTCCAGTTCGCTAATCATTAAATTGAAATATTCTTTGTGTTTATCGTATTCTATTTTTCTATCAAGCAGTTGCAGGAAACCACGCACTGTAGTCATGGGATTTCTTACTTCATGTCCGATCCCGGCCGCCATTTCTCCGATCAAGTTTAAGCGGTCGAGCCGGGCCATTTCGGCTTCCATCTTCTTTTCTTTGGTTATGTCTTTCATCATTACAATACGGCAGTTTTCACCATTAAGATTGATACGTTCGGCCGACAATAATAAGTTTACTGTCTTACCTGATTTAGTCTTTACTTTAAGATCAAAGTTTTGCAATTCCCCTTTTTCTTTAAACTCAATAATAGCGGATTCTATTACATTATCCTGTCCACTCAAAAAATCCAAATCTTCAGGTTTATGGCCCAATACTTCTTCCCGGGAGTACTCTACAACATCCAAGAATCTTTGGTTAACTTCTACAAACCTGTTATCTTCCGCCCTGAGGATAGCTATTAAGTCAGGGCTGTTATGAAATATCTTTTGAAAACGCTCTTCTGATTGATAAAGGTCTACCTCTCGCAGTCTTTTAGCAAGGTTGCGCAGTTTTTTGGCAAGGTTGCGGTAGCGTTCTTCCACTCGCTTGCGATCTGTAATATCTAAAAGAGCTACCACGATCTTATTCGTCCGTGGGATGACAGCAACGGTTGTATAGATATCCTTAATATTTTCCTGTTTATCGAAAAATTGAAACTCATAGTTCCTGGGGGCGATATTTTTATAAACCCTTCTATTATAATAATCGTTTATTCTATCCAAATCATCTTTAGCAACAAAATCAGTTATTTTCTTTTTATTTTCAACCTCTTCTTTAGTATAACCAGATAGTTTTTCAAATTCTGTATTCACTAGAGATATAACTTTTTTTTCACCAATGATTAATATGGCAGTTCCGGTATTTTCAAAAATTGTCCGGTAATTGTCTTCACTTTCCTGAAGCTTGTATTGAGACCGCTCAAGCGATGACAGCATCTGGTTAATTTGACCCGCGAGGGTGGATAATTCATCTCCCCCTGTCATGGACACACGACAGGCAAGGTCACCGCTTGTACTGATATCTAAAACATTAGCGCTCAGCCGGGCCAACCGGCACAATACCACTTTTTCCAGCAGCAACAAGGTTACCACACCAAACACCAGGCCGATCAGCAAAAGTGACAGAATTAAATATTGCATGCTGGTTCGGCCCTGTTTGTAAATCTCCCTGGACATGTCTGTTCTTAAAATAAGCGCCGGACTGCCGTAAATATCATTTAATAAAGCATATCCCGCGATAGAATCCGGGCTTACCGGCTGAACAAATGCCGGCGATTCTTCCGATAAAAAGGAACTTGCAGTCTGGATGTCCGGGAATATCCGGACATCGTTAAACTGACACACAGCGAGAGATAGATGCGCTGTTTCAGATAAGCGATTGATTTCAGATGAGTCCAGGTAGCGGCCCATGATCAGCACACCCCGGGCAGGGCCACTTCTTTCACTTGTCAGGATCGGCCATGAAGCGATAAGCATAGGACCTTCAGGGAGAAGTATAATTCCAGCCGCACCATCTTTTTGATTTTTATTATTAAATAAAAAATCGTAATTATTTAGATGATCTACCAAACTATCCGGAACGGGTGTCTCATTCTCGTTCTCCAAATCAAAACCTTTACCGTAGACGATACGGCCAGAGGAGTTGATATATAAAATCAGATTCAATTTTAGCGCGATGAAAGTGTTATTAGTAAGGTTCATTTTGATATATTCTTCATTCAAGTCGTTAACAAATTCATACGTATCGTTCCATTGAGCCCAGTCACCGGCCTGACGGTTCAGTGTATCAATATTATTTAACAAGGCATCCCTAGCCCTTTCAACATTCACAGTGATGCTTTGTTTTTCAAGATTGGCAAAGCTGGCAGACAGTATGCATTTTGAAATTATGAACAAAATTATAATTAAGCAGATAAGCGTTATACCAAATATGATTATTGTTTTTTTACGTAGCGTCATGAAATTACCACCAATCACATATCTCTCTATTCTGTTTTTTTGCGCTGTCCTTTACCGGCCACATGGGATATGTTCGCTGCAAACATTGTAGAAACCTGTCGGAAAAGAGAAAAATTTTATAAAAAAGAAAAACTAACCTGACCGCCCCGTCTGTAATCGGGCGTTCAGATATTAGCAATCCCGTACCATTGATCGTGATACGGGATTGCTATTTAAGACATAGCTCCTTTTTGGAGCAAATTCCTTGCGTTTGTCTTCCAGCCGGGCTGCTTCTGCAACATAGGTAAATATCCAGGACTATTTAGCATTTTTTACTATTTAATTGTTTTAAGAGCATTTAATAGAACTTTTAAAACAAACCATTTTGGAGCGGTTTCATCGGGATCATGATCAACAGTGATCAATCCAGCTTGTTTTGCTTCTTTAATAATATCAAGTTTCCATTGTTCTGCCATTTGTGATTCCTCCGGTTCATAAAAAATAAAATAATTGGCACTTTGTTCTCGAAACAAATCATAACTTGCTTGAGTTTTTACCGTTGAATTTGGATCGTTTACAAGAATTCTTTCATTTACTTCGTCTAATCCCCAAAGCAAAATATAATGTCCATAATTTGTAAAATAACCTGGCCCCATACTTGCAATAACCAAAGCGCTATTTTTTAATGCCTCTATAACATCATCTGTACTATATGTTAGTTTAAACTCTAAACCATAATATTCTGATGCAAATAGGAAGAATGCCCAATCGACACCATCATCGTAAGTCCGGTACCCGTTATCTACAATCACCTTTGCTACGTCTGGAGGGGTAATATTTTCGTCTAAAAAAGTAGCTAATACCATAGCCATGCAGGTAGCGCCACAACCAGATGAAGCAATAGTTTGACTTGAGTCATTATGATTACTAAAAATAATAGAACCCCATCTGGGATCATCCTGCAGATAATACACAGGTTTATTTTGCATATTGCTCACCCCCTGCCGGGAGTATTTTTTTGCATAAGAATATAGCACTCATGGGAAATTATGGTTTTTATATGTTTTATAATATTCCTGTGAACGTGAAATTGTTCTGCTACTTGTGCAATAAAGCTTTCTAACCTGAAATATATTAAAGCCCCCGGAGTAGGGGGCCTAAACGGTGTTGCACATTTAAGTCAAAAGCGTCAATCCAATTTACCTGTTCGCCAAAAGTCACCGACCTTATTTCGGACAATCAGCCTTATCAATACTATCATAATAATTACAAAACCAATCAGTTCAGGCATATAGGTGTATGGGTCTGTTAAGAGCTTCTGAATTACCATCCAGAAATACTTTTCTTGTTCTGACCTCGGAAAATTCCAACCGTAAAATGGCCAGAAAAAAGTGTCCGCATACAACCACATGCTGTCTAAAACGTCGTGGAAGAAGACACCCAATGCTAGCGCTAATATTTCTGGTTTTTTATATTTGCGCCAGAGATTCATACCAAATACTAATATTAGCAATAAGAATATTGTCGTATGGGCATAAATCCGGCCGTTATTAATAGCTTCCTTAAAAATGACGCGACCAACCGGCTTGTCTATAAGATCCGGCAATATAGAACCTACAAGAACAAGACGATAATCCAATAACGATGTAAAGTCCCTGTTAATTTTCATTTTATTAAGAAGCTTGGTGGCACCAAGGGTTATTCCTAAATGACCAAAAAGTATCATATTTTACTCCATATTAAACAAACTTGTAATCCTATTTTAT
Coding sequences within:
- a CDS encoding sensor histidine kinase; translation: MNFFSLLFISFPEAILVAALGFLLTGFRPWWRDLLIIGAIQACLSYIVRLLPVPFGLHSIIEILLFTLNIRLVTRLPYRIVLLISLLGLIFYGSIETVVAPFMLYVTGYSMSDVLDRTLIRILFFLPQALIMLLFITTCRILNISLISYSQGYGYAGKYLSRKEFQKILKTDIENKQNLFLFVVILSPLLLLVILNTSYDASKFDDISEAHLNIFTGMIGIFIAVLTVLSAAAVKKIGQYVEKEYEARRAVENLKQIEQLIDSSRKQRHDFHHQLQTVYGLLESGSHERARDYISKLFCAVSKTGELIKTDNPSISALLNTKIGLAEAKNIDLEINIECSLKEMPLTPLETSSLLGNLIDNALEAVEEYTGENRRVEVKITLEHGAYVITCTNTGTPIAPEMRDDIFKSDFTTKEGHSGLGLVVIWAPGEVPFKKITKISDRILFKLLSLASLALWMGVSVYFINCNNFSITIAGLIAVLTQTFSFSPPGYQVIHKLDSILAGLFKGKEVLPDAADSVAADNI
- a CDS encoding CHASE4 domain-containing protein, with the translated sequence MTLRKKTIIIFGITLICLIIILFIISKCILSASFANLEKQSITVNVERARDALLNNIDTLNRQAGDWAQWNDTYEFVNDLNEEYIKMNLTNNTFIALKLNLILYINSSGRIVYGKGFDLENENETPVPDSLVDHLNNYDFLFNNKNQKDGAAGIILLPEGPMLIASWPILTSERSGPARGVLIMGRYLDSSEINRLSETAHLSLAVCQFNDVRIFPDIQTASSFLSEESPAFVQPVSPDSIAGYALLNDIYGSPALILRTDMSREIYKQGRTSMQYLILSLLLIGLVFGVVTLLLLEKVVLCRLARLSANVLDISTSGDLACRVSMTGGDELSTLAGQINQMLSSLERSQYKLQESEDNYRTIFENTGTAILIIGEKKVISLVNTEFEKLSGYTKEEVENKKKITDFVAKDDLDRINDYYNRRVYKNIAPRNYEFQFFDKQENIKDIYTTVAVIPRTNKIVVALLDITDRKRVEERYRNLAKKLRNLAKRLREVDLYQSEERFQKIFHNSPDLIAILRAEDNRFVEVNQRFLDVVEYSREEVLGHKPEDLDFLSGQDNVIESAIIEFKEKGELQNFDLKVKTKSGKTVNLLLSAERINLNGENCRIVMMKDITKEKKMEAEMARLDRLNLIGEMAAGIGHEVRNPMTTVRGFLQLLDRKIEYDKHKEYFNLMISELDRANSIITEFLSMAKDKPVDLKSQNLNQLLQTLFPLIQADAMNSDKYIEMELAEIPDLLLDEKEVRQLILNLVHNGYQAMSNGKTLKIKTYTEDGEVVLAVEDQGCGIPNDIADKIGTPFFTTKDHGTGLGLSVCYSIVARHNAKIFFKTSSTGTTFFVRFDPALSPLQK
- a CDS encoding C39 family peptidase — encoded protein: MQNKPVYYLQDDPRWGSIIFSNHNDSSQTIASSGCGATCMAMVLATFLDENITPPDVAKVIVDNGYRTYDDGVDWAFFLFASEYYGLEFKLTYSTDDVIEALKNSALVIASMGPGYFTNYGHYILLWGLDEVNERILVNDPNSTVKTQASYDLFREQSANYFIFYEPEESQMAEQWKLDIIKEAKQAGLITVDHDPDETAPKWFVLKVLLNALKTIK
- a CDS encoding metal-dependent hydrolase, yielding MILFGHLGITLGATKLLNKMKINRDFTSLLDYRLVLVGSILPDLIDKPVGRVIFKEAINNGRIYAHTTIFLLLILVFGMNLWRKYKKPEILALALGVFFHDVLDSMWLYADTFFWPFYGWNFPRSEQEKYFWMVIQKLLTDPYTYMPELIGFVIIMIVLIRLIVRNKVGDFWRTGKLD